In Bacillus horti, the following are encoded in one genomic region:
- a CDS encoding non-ribosomal peptide synthetase translates to MVDKIAQNLMLSDYTLNEEKEYWLQKLEGEISFSGFPVDYYKPRVNEGLAKITIPIPEPLFNRMNTMCNHNMHGLYMILVSGVKALLYKYTDNEDIMIGMPSFQQTESEETMAHIIALRSKIEHEQSFRFLLSDIRSSVLEADQHQSIPFNVLAGLKQESWNESEGFQTIVAFNAIHNELHRHEIETNTLFYFERDDSQLYLHLFYHSHLYQQETVDRLGEQLLLIYAQTLTDPEISIKDISLVTDDQEKELLSLWKENEVKYPPSTIHELFAQSVRLFPNRVALSDGQKELTYAEVDQWTNRLAHTLIEKGLQREQLVAVVLERSLEMVMSALAILKAGGAYVPIDPSYPIDRILYTLEDSAANLVLTQPEVKNVLHLNVGITVIDVHQQEALSKDDSPLPNRNEAEDLAYIIYTSGTTGKPKGVMIEHENVVRLLHNEAFQFDFNERDVWTLFHSFCFDFSVWEMYGALLYGGKLVVVQADEARDPAKFINVLLEEQVSVLNQTPTAFAQLVEEHMKDTKNNLDLRYVIFGGEALKPGGLKSWKRRYPECKLINMYGITETTVHVTYKEITEYEIEHNISNIGKPIPTLSTYIFDTNQQVLPVGLAGELYVGGAGVGRGYLHRPELSAEKFIQNPYRSQERLYRTGDLARLLTNGEMEYLGRIDHQVKIRGFRIELGEVETVLLQHQAIQEAAVLTKKHQTGESYICAYYVLKEVLSEWALREYMATLLPEYMIPSYLVEIDRFPVTSNGKIDRKLLPDPKERLAAELDEPSNEVEQLLEEICAEVIGIDRVGVRQPFFHVGGDSIKAVSYVNKINNAFHVQLQVKDIYVHQSIQQLSQAINELMRSSEGTLSEAEATPHSGIQEATKELIELQEKIRSSSELSAHIKDTVEDFYPMSDIERGMVYYALANPNLGIYHDQFIYYVTDASFDIPVFEKAIDMLTKKHDILRASFNLKDFEIPMKLIHTSISLNLSYADIRTLTNEQQKSHIQEDLQRDRAKSFDPHTAPLWRMKVYQLTAEKWCLAWIFHHAILDGWSNASFMTELSNTYFRLKEDPSYTVEPLLSHYRSYIIEQTVLKKDPKIKEFWKSELSEYKRLPLPKRNVHADVNERKTYSIPLKKELLEQLKKMELMYQTDIKTLCFSAYVSMCSMLSYERDFVVGLIENNRPICEDSDKILGCFLNTVPVRIRLDKSLTWGEHVRAISQKLVDIKYYGRLPLFEILKELKESSQDGNPLFDTIYNYVDFTIYEKMEHRETEAAPIELQANEKTNTLFDFTLLNTFNQFSVHVIYSPVLFDESAMEKVIHYFIKALEHIAYRHEAVIKKQDLLSAEEQRLFVHDLTLPKQEQLSKKSIPDLFEEQVRQYPHKMAVVCAEQELTYESLNEYVQRLAQILQEKGISSGDIVGLMTSHSLETVVGALAILKAGAALVALDPEYPHSRIEHMIDDSQIKVLLTDDKTSSSYPFQGTVINVLEQLGDGQNNQSAGNALPEWTNPGENDLAYLIYTSGSTGKPKGVMVEHKGLANLKSVFEQVFGITPNDRILQFASSSFDASIWEMSMALLTGATLYIPTKEVIMSTAKFESFMNQHEITAATLPPTYVSQLEPTRLNTLKKLITAGSAISAELVHRWKGHVHYFNAYGPTEYTICTTIWDSSLSYFDGSIVPIGRPIYNTHVYVLDQQLEPQPIGVEGELCVTGVALARGYLNRSELTAEKFVKHPLFPNQKLYRTGDLVRWSEDGNLEFLGRLDHQVKVRGHRVETGEIENSLLKIDSVTEVVVLDREDANGQKYLCAYFVADQQLEHLKLRGILLESLPDYMVPAHFIQIEEMPLTPNDKIDRRALPAPESKRLTEGREYLAPTTDIEKLLAEIWQTVLGVSQLGVEESFFELGGDSIKAIQVSARLHEKGYALEISSIFQYPSIQQLAEQVTRNSHQVDQGSVQGYFSLTPIQKWLFEENQSIHYFNQSIMLHHPEGFEAAILMKVLEQVVEHHDGLRMCFKNEDGQTVGYIQGLDETPAFDFISYDLKNESGTTLSNRIEEYCTALQQSFVLERGPLFKVTLFKTQEGDHLMLLLHHSIVDGVSWRILLEDVSEAYSQELNQQEIRFPQKTDSYLRWSNMLYEYAQSNELLREIDYWAELERVTCQRLPVNENKTSYTNLVRDGANTSFKLSTEDTQALLNQTHQAYNTEMNDILLTALGRTVYKWTGHHDILIQLEGHGREAFLKDMNISRTLGWFTSTYPVLIKLDHTRDSEEENLAYHIKSTKEMLRKIPNKGVGYSLLKYVTPSELTNRLSFDIKPEINFNYLGQFMEQDEKSVIKPSSMSTGQSVSPEFFRPSVLDFSGMISNGSLEFHLNYNTHQFSERQMEEVINLFKTELLHIIEHCRRVEQKQMTPTDMGNSELSIEELEDITDFFNDLE, encoded by the coding sequence ATGGTGGATAAAATAGCACAGAATCTTATGCTTTCTGATTACACGTTAAATGAGGAGAAGGAGTATTGGTTACAAAAGCTAGAGGGTGAGATCAGCTTTAGTGGTTTTCCTGTGGACTACTATAAACCAAGGGTAAATGAAGGTTTAGCTAAAATAACTATACCAATTCCTGAGCCACTTTTTAATCGGATGAACACGATGTGTAATCATAATATGCATGGGCTGTATATGATTCTTGTTTCAGGAGTGAAAGCTCTCCTGTACAAGTATACAGATAACGAGGATATCATGATTGGCATGCCTTCTTTTCAACAAACTGAATCGGAAGAGACAATGGCTCATATTATTGCTCTTCGTTCAAAAATAGAGCACGAGCAAAGCTTTCGATTCCTTTTAAGTGACATTAGAAGCAGTGTTTTAGAGGCGGATCAGCATCAAAGCATTCCATTTAATGTGCTTGCTGGTCTGAAACAAGAAAGCTGGAATGAATCAGAGGGCTTTCAAACAATTGTAGCTTTTAATGCTATTCATAATGAGTTACATAGGCATGAAATTGAAACAAATACATTGTTTTATTTTGAGAGAGATGACTCTCAGCTTTATTTGCACTTGTTCTATCATTCCCATCTTTATCAGCAGGAAACGGTCGACAGGCTAGGAGAACAGCTTCTTCTTATTTACGCTCAGACACTTACAGATCCAGAGATTTCTATAAAGGATATTTCTTTAGTGACGGATGATCAAGAAAAGGAATTGCTTAGCCTATGGAAGGAAAATGAAGTCAAATATCCACCATCTACGATTCATGAGCTTTTTGCTCAGAGTGTGAGGCTGTTCCCTAATAGAGTAGCGCTTTCTGACGGGCAAAAGGAGCTAACTTATGCAGAGGTAGATCAGTGGACAAATAGACTGGCTCATACACTTATCGAAAAGGGACTACAAAGAGAGCAGTTAGTGGCTGTTGTTCTTGAGCGTTCCTTAGAGATGGTGATGTCAGCCTTAGCCATTCTGAAGGCAGGAGGGGCGTATGTCCCTATTGATCCGAGCTATCCTATCGATAGAATTCTCTACACGCTAGAGGATAGTGCTGCAAACCTTGTTTTAACACAGCCGGAAGTAAAAAATGTACTTCATTTGAACGTGGGCATTACGGTCATTGATGTACACCAGCAAGAAGCATTGAGTAAGGATGATAGTCCCTTACCAAATAGAAATGAAGCAGAAGACTTAGCCTATATCATTTATACTTCAGGGACAACAGGAAAGCCTAAAGGGGTCATGATTGAACATGAAAATGTGGTTCGACTGTTACATAACGAAGCGTTCCAGTTCGATTTTAATGAACGGGATGTCTGGACATTGTTTCATTCGTTCTGCTTCGATTTCTCTGTGTGGGAGATGTACGGTGCTCTCCTATACGGAGGGAAGCTAGTTGTTGTACAGGCTGATGAAGCAAGAGATCCTGCAAAATTCATAAACGTGTTACTAGAGGAACAGGTAAGTGTGTTAAATCAAACTCCTACAGCGTTTGCTCAATTAGTAGAGGAGCATATGAAGGATACGAAGAATAACCTAGATTTGCGTTATGTGATATTTGGAGGCGAGGCTTTAAAGCCAGGAGGCTTAAAGAGCTGGAAAAGACGCTATCCCGAATGCAAGCTAATTAATATGTACGGAATTACTGAAACTACCGTTCATGTAACATATAAAGAAATAACAGAATACGAAATCGAGCATAACATCAGCAATATTGGAAAACCGATCCCGACACTTTCAACGTATATTTTTGATACGAATCAGCAGGTGCTCCCAGTGGGCTTAGCTGGTGAGCTCTATGTAGGAGGAGCTGGAGTTGGCCGAGGATATTTGCACAGACCGGAGCTTAGCGCTGAAAAGTTTATACAGAATCCCTACAGATCTCAAGAGAGGCTTTATCGCACAGGGGATTTAGCGCGCTTGCTGACTAACGGAGAAATGGAGTATTTAGGTAGAATTGATCATCAGGTAAAAATCCGTGGTTTTCGAATTGAGCTTGGAGAAGTTGAGACGGTCCTTCTACAGCACCAAGCTATTCAGGAGGCTGCAGTCTTAACGAAGAAGCATCAAACAGGAGAGAGCTATATTTGTGCCTATTACGTGCTTAAAGAAGTACTTTCAGAATGGGCTCTGCGAGAGTATATGGCTACTCTATTACCGGAATATATGATTCCGTCCTACTTAGTAGAAATAGATCGGTTTCCTGTAACCTCTAATGGAAAGATTGATCGGAAGCTCTTGCCAGATCCGAAGGAAAGACTAGCTGCTGAACTGGATGAGCCAAGTAATGAAGTAGAGCAACTGCTGGAGGAGATATGTGCAGAAGTAATTGGTATCGATAGAGTTGGAGTTCGACAGCCCTTCTTTCATGTAGGCGGCGATTCTATAAAAGCCGTAAGCTATGTAAATAAGATAAACAATGCCTTCCACGTACAGCTACAGGTTAAGGATATTTATGTACATCAAAGTATTCAACAGCTTAGTCAGGCTATTAATGAGCTAATGCGAAGTAGCGAAGGGACGTTAAGTGAGGCTGAAGCTACTCCTCACTCAGGGATTCAAGAGGCAACTAAAGAGCTTATTGAGCTTCAAGAAAAGATCCGTTCGTCTTCTGAGCTCAGTGCCCACATTAAGGATACTGTAGAAGACTTTTATCCTATGAGTGACATTGAAAGAGGGATGGTTTACTATGCTTTGGCAAATCCAAATCTAGGAATCTATCATGATCAATTTATTTACTATGTGACAGATGCTAGCTTTGATATTCCCGTTTTTGAGAAAGCTATAGATATGTTAACAAAAAAACATGATATTTTAAGAGCGAGCTTTAACCTAAAGGATTTTGAAATACCTATGAAGCTCATCCATACATCTATTTCTTTAAACCTTTCTTATGCCGATATCCGTACACTCACAAATGAGCAGCAGAAATCACATATTCAAGAGGACCTACAAAGAGATAGGGCTAAATCCTTTGATCCTCATACTGCCCCGTTGTGGCGTATGAAAGTTTATCAATTGACTGCTGAAAAGTGGTGCTTAGCCTGGATTTTCCATCATGCCATCCTAGATGGATGGAGCAATGCGTCCTTTATGACGGAGCTATCGAATACGTATTTTCGTTTAAAGGAGGACCCATCCTATACCGTTGAGCCATTATTAAGTCATTATCGATCCTATATTATTGAGCAAACGGTTTTGAAAAAAGATCCGAAGATAAAAGAGTTTTGGAAATCGGAGCTTAGTGAATATAAACGACTTCCACTCCCTAAGCGAAATGTACACGCTGACGTCAATGAGAGGAAAACGTACTCCATTCCATTAAAAAAAGAGCTATTAGAGCAGCTTAAAAAAATGGAATTAATGTACCAGACGGATATTAAAACATTATGTTTTTCAGCTTATGTCTCTATGTGTAGCATGCTTTCCTATGAACGAGATTTTGTTGTGGGTTTAATTGAAAATAACAGACCGATCTGTGAGGACAGTGATAAAATCCTAGGCTGCTTTCTAAACACAGTTCCAGTAAGAATTCGGTTAGATAAAAGTCTAACGTGGGGGGAGCATGTTCGAGCTATTAGTCAAAAGCTAGTTGATATTAAGTATTATGGAAGACTACCATTATTTGAGATCTTGAAGGAGCTAAAAGAAAGCTCTCAGGATGGGAATCCTTTATTTGATACCATTTACAATTATGTGGACTTTACGATTTATGAAAAGATGGAGCATCGAGAAACGGAAGCTGCTCCAATAGAGCTACAAGCAAATGAAAAAACAAACACGCTGTTTGATTTTACTCTCTTAAATACATTTAATCAATTTTCAGTGCATGTCATCTACTCACCTGTGTTGTTTGACGAGTCTGCTATGGAGAAGGTCATTCACTACTTTATTAAAGCTTTGGAGCATATTGCTTATAGACATGAAGCTGTTATAAAAAAGCAGGATTTATTATCCGCTGAGGAACAAAGGTTGTTCGTTCATGACCTTACTTTACCTAAGCAAGAACAGCTAAGTAAAAAGTCAATTCCAGATCTCTTTGAGGAGCAGGTTAGGCAGTACCCTCATAAGATGGCAGTCGTTTGTGCCGAGCAGGAGCTTACGTATGAATCTCTAAATGAGTACGTTCAGCGCTTAGCGCAGATCTTACAGGAAAAGGGTATTTCATCAGGGGATATCGTCGGTTTAATGACCTCTCATTCTCTTGAAACCGTTGTAGGTGCATTAGCCATTTTAAAAGCTGGGGCTGCTCTGGTCGCTTTAGATCCAGAATACCCTCATAGCAGAATTGAGCATATGATTGATGATAGTCAAATCAAGGTTCTCTTAACAGATGATAAGACTTCTAGCTCTTATCCGTTTCAAGGAACAGTGATCAACGTACTTGAGCAGCTAGGAGATGGTCAGAACAATCAGTCTGCTGGCAATGCTCTGCCAGAGTGGACAAACCCAGGAGAAAATGACTTAGCTTACTTAATCTACACGTCAGGATCAACTGGGAAACCAAAGGGAGTCATGGTTGAGCATAAAGGATTAGCTAATTTGAAGAGTGTTTTTGAGCAGGTATTCGGCATAACTCCAAACGATCGAATTTTACAATTTGCTAGCAGCTCGTTTGACGCGTCAATTTGGGAAATGAGCATGGCTTTACTGACCGGTGCAACTTTGTATATCCCAACAAAAGAAGTCATTATGAGTACGGCAAAATTCGAGAGCTTTATGAATCAGCATGAAATTACAGCGGCAACCTTGCCACCAACGTATGTATCACAGCTAGAGCCAACACGCTTAAACACGTTAAAGAAGCTCATTACGGCTGGTTCAGCCATTTCAGCTGAGCTTGTCCATCGCTGGAAGGGACATGTCCATTATTTTAATGCGTACGGTCCTACGGAATATACGATCTGTACAACAATCTGGGATTCCTCCTTATCCTATTTTGATGGATCTATTGTTCCTATCGGTCGACCTATCTACAACACTCATGTGTATGTGCTGGATCAGCAGCTAGAGCCGCAGCCGATCGGAGTAGAAGGAGAGCTTTGTGTTACCGGAGTAGCCTTAGCTAGAGGATATTTGAACAGGTCAGAGCTTACAGCAGAGAAGTTTGTAAAACATCCGTTGTTCCCTAATCAAAAGCTCTATCGAACAGGGGATTTAGTCAGATGGTCAGAGGATGGAAACCTTGAGTTTTTAGGTCGGCTTGATCATCAAGTGAAAGTCCGAGGGCATCGTGTAGAAACAGGAGAAATCGAAAACTCCCTTTTAAAAATAGACAGTGTTACAGAGGTGGTTGTCCTGGATCGAGAGGATGCAAACGGTCAAAAGTACCTTTGTGCTTACTTTGTAGCCGATCAACAATTAGAGCACTTAAAGCTAAGAGGAATTTTGTTGGAGAGCTTACCAGATTATATGGTTCCAGCTCACTTTATACAAATAGAAGAAATGCCGTTAACCCCTAATGACAAAATTGATCGAAGGGCACTTCCAGCTCCAGAAAGTAAAAGATTGACTGAAGGCAGAGAGTATCTTGCTCCTACTACTGACATTGAAAAGCTTCTTGCTGAAATCTGGCAGACGGTACTAGGTGTTTCACAGCTTGGAGTTGAGGAAAGTTTTTTTGAGCTAGGTGGCGATTCCATAAAGGCTATTCAGGTCTCAGCAAGGCTTCATGAAAAGGGTTATGCGCTTGAAATCAGTAGTATTTTTCAATACCCTTCCATTCAGCAGCTAGCTGAACAGGTTACTAGAAATAGCCATCAGGTTGATCAGGGGAGTGTACAGGGATATTTCTCCCTGACCCCGATACAAAAATGGTTGTTTGAAGAAAATCAATCGATTCACTACTTTAATCAATCAATTATGCTTCATCACCCAGAAGGTTTTGAAGCAGCGATATTGATGAAAGTTTTAGAACAAGTGGTAGAGCATCATGATGGATTGAGGATGTGCTTTAAGAACGAAGATGGTCAAACAGTAGGTTATATTCAAGGGTTAGATGAAACTCCTGCTTTTGATTTCATTTCTTACGATCTAAAGAATGAGAGTGGTACTACGCTCTCTAATAGAATTGAAGAATATTGTACAGCTCTTCAGCAGAGCTTTGTGCTAGAGCGAGGACCATTGTTTAAGGTAACTCTTTTTAAGACGCAGGAGGGAGATCATTTAATGCTCCTATTGCATCATTCCATTGTGGATGGTGTATCGTGGAGAATTCTACTTGAGGACGTAAGTGAAGCATACTCTCAGGAGCTGAACCAGCAGGAGATTCGCTTTCCGCAGAAAACCGATTCCTATCTAAGATGGTCAAACATGCTTTATGAATATGCTCAAAGCAATGAGCTTCTCCGTGAGATTGATTATTGGGCGGAGCTGGAAAGAGTCACGTGTCAGCGTTTGCCAGTTAACGAAAATAAGACTAGCTATACAAACCTCGTTAGGGATGGAGCAAATACTTCTTTTAAGTTAAGTACTGAGGATACACAAGCTCTATTAAATCAAACACATCAAGCTTATAACACGGAGATGAATGACATTTTATTAACGGCATTGGGACGTACAGTATATAAATGGACAGGTCATCATGATATCTTAATTCAGCTTGAGGGACACGGACGTGAAGCTTTTCTAAAAGACATGAATATCTCTCGAACTCTGGGGTGGTTTACATCCACATATCCCGTATTGATAAAGCTTGACCACACTAGAGATTCGGAGGAAGAGAACCTTGCTTATCATATAAAAAGTACGAAAGAAATGCTAAGAAAAATACCTAACAAGGGTGTTGGCTACTCCTTGCTAAAGTATGTCACACCTAGCGAGCTTACTAACCGATTATCGTTTGATATAAAGCCAGAAATTAACTTTAACTACCTAGGTCAATTTATGGAGCAGGATGAGAAATCGGTGATCAAACCATCCTCCATGTCTACTGGACAATCGGTAAGTCCGGAATTCTTCAGGCCTTCTGTTTTAGATTTTAGCGGGATGATTTCAAACGGTTCCTTAGAGTTTCATTTGAATTACAATACCCATCAGTTTTCAGAGCGACAAATGGAAGAGGTAATTAACCTATTCAAAACGGAGCTTTTACACATTATTGAGCACTGCCGTCGTGTCGAGCAGAAGCAAATGACACCTACAGATATGGGGAATTCTGAGCTATCTATTGAGGAGCTAGAGGATATTACTGATTTCTTTAATGATTTGGAATGA